Proteins found in one Paenibacillus wynnii genomic segment:
- the fabD gene encoding ACP S-malonyltransferase, whose translation MGKIAFVFPGQGAQAVGMGKDIFDALPQCRAVFEKGDEVLGFPLSTLIFEGPESDLKQTVNTQPALLTASTAYLTALQDLGIKPDYVAGHSLGEYSALVAAGVLSYEDAVSLVRMRGRFMEEAVPGGTGAMAAVLGAERDALAELCRSVSETSGPVELANVNCPGQIVVSGSQDGVNGVVQRVKEAGGKRAIPLEVSGPFHSSLMKEAADRLAEELKKVTFHTPSVPVVVNVTAAPVTDPEEIRELLVRQVYSPVLWQDSVEWLIADGVDTFVEIGSGSVLTGLIRKIDKSVKLININSLESAQTAL comes from the coding sequence ATGGGTAAAATAGCATTTGTCTTTCCCGGGCAAGGGGCTCAAGCAGTCGGCATGGGTAAGGATATATTTGATGCATTGCCGCAATGTCGTGCGGTATTTGAGAAGGGTGATGAAGTACTTGGTTTTCCACTGAGCACTCTTATCTTTGAAGGACCTGAAAGTGATTTGAAACAAACGGTAAACACGCAACCGGCACTGCTCACAGCAAGTACTGCTTATTTAACAGCATTGCAGGATCTGGGGATTAAACCGGATTATGTGGCTGGTCACAGTCTGGGTGAATATAGTGCGCTTGTAGCGGCAGGGGTGCTGTCTTACGAGGATGCAGTCAGTCTTGTGCGTATGCGCGGACGTTTTATGGAAGAAGCTGTACCGGGCGGTACAGGAGCGATGGCTGCTGTTCTGGGTGCAGAGCGGGACGCACTTGCAGAGTTATGTCGTAGTGTTTCTGAGACCAGCGGTCCCGTGGAATTGGCCAACGTCAACTGCCCCGGTCAAATCGTAGTCTCCGGTTCACAGGACGGTGTTAACGGTGTTGTGCAGCGTGTGAAAGAAGCTGGCGGCAAACGCGCCATTCCGCTTGAAGTCAGTGGACCCTTTCATTCTTCATTGATGAAGGAAGCTGCTGATCGTCTTGCAGAAGAGCTTAAGAAAGTAACCTTCCATACACCTTCTGTACCGGTTGTGGTGAATGTAACGGCAGCACCGGTCACTGATCCTGAAGAGATTCGTGAGCTTCTGGTGCGTCAGGTCTATTCACCTGTATTGTGGCAGGACAGTGTAGAGTGGTTGATTGCTGACGGTGTGGACACCTTTGTAGAGATAGGCTCCGGAAGCGTCCTTACGGGTCTTATACGCAAAATTGACAAAAGTGTTAAGCTGATCAACATCAACAGTCTGGAAAGTGCCCAAACGGCATTGTAG
- the fabG gene encoding 3-oxoacyl-[acyl-carrier-protein] reductase, with amino-acid sequence MFSGLRGQTALVTGASRGIGRSIALELAKHGVKVAVNYAGSEEAAKETVARIVELGSEGIALRGNVGKSDQAENLVKETLNAWGRIDILVNNAGITRDNLIMRMKEEEFDQVIETNLKGVFNCLKSVTRPMMKQRYGRIINISSVVGVTGNPGQSNYSAAKAGIIGLTKSAARELSSRGITVNCIAPGFIDTDMTRELSEEVRAGLVQGIPLARLGRPEDIAMSAVFLASDGAAYMTGQTLHVDGGMYM; translated from the coding sequence ATGTTCTCAGGATTACGGGGCCAAACGGCTCTTGTTACCGGAGCTTCCCGCGGCATTGGCCGCAGCATTGCTTTGGAATTGGCCAAGCATGGTGTTAAGGTAGCCGTGAACTATGCCGGCAGTGAAGAAGCAGCGAAGGAAACCGTTGCGCGTATTGTAGAACTTGGCTCGGAGGGTATCGCTCTTCGAGGCAATGTCGGTAAAAGTGATCAGGCGGAGAATCTCGTAAAAGAGACCTTGAATGCTTGGGGCCGAATTGACATACTCGTAAATAACGCCGGAATTACCCGTGATAATCTAATCATGCGTATGAAAGAGGAAGAATTTGATCAGGTTATCGAGACGAATCTGAAAGGCGTGTTCAATTGTTTGAAGTCCGTCACACGCCCTATGATGAAGCAGCGTTATGGCCGTATAATCAACATTTCCTCTGTTGTAGGTGTAACAGGAAATCCGGGCCAGTCGAACTATTCAGCAGCTAAAGCGGGGATTATCGGTTTGACCAAATCGGCGGCTCGTGAGCTTTCTTCACGCGGCATTACAGTGAATTGTATTGCCCCGGGCTTTATCGATACCGATATGACGCGTGAGTTGTCCGAGGAAGTTCGCGCCGGACTGGTACAGGGGATTCCTTTAGCCAGACTAGGGCGTCCGGAAGATATTGCAATGTCTGCAGTGTTCCTTGCCTCTGACGGAGCCGCCTACATGACCGGCCAGACACTTCACGTGGATGGCGGCATGTACATGTAA
- the acpP gene encoding acyl carrier protein: protein MSDVLERVTRIVIDRLGADEAEVTLEASFKDDLGADSLDVVELVMELEDEFDMEISDEDAEKITTVGEVVKYVQSHT from the coding sequence ATGTCCGATGTATTGGAGCGTGTAACACGCATTGTCATCGACCGCTTAGGCGCCGATGAAGCTGAGGTAACATTAGAAGCGTCTTTCAAAGATGATTTAGGTGCTGATTCTCTTGATGTAGTAGAATTGGTTATGGAATTGGAAGATGAATTCGATATGGAAATCTCTGATGAAGATGCAGAGAAGATTACTACCGTAGGTGAAGTTGTGAAGTATGTACAATCTCATACCTAA
- the fabF gene encoding beta-ketoacyl-ACP synthase II: MSHRVVVTGMGVVTSLGKDLETFWDNLMNGKSGVSLVEAFDVSDYTTQIASSVKDFDAEERFGRKEARKMDRFVQFAVAAGEEALKDSGLTIGEDIDAERIGVSVGSGIGGLGTWEDQHNLLLEKGPKRVSPFFIPMMIANMGSGQLSINLGAKGPNTTQVTACATGSHSIGESYRFIQRGDADAMICGGAEATIRPTGMAGFCAMRAMSTRNEEPEKASRPFDVDRDGFVMGEGAGILVLESLEHAEKRGARIYAEVIGYGLSGDAHHMTEPDPDGAARCMKMAIRDAGITPEEIDYINAHGTSTPVGDRSETIAVKKALGDHAYKVAISSTKSMTGHLLGAAGGVEAIICGLSLQKGMIAPTINLDNQDPECDLDYVPNVPRKADLNIVMSNSFGFGGHNATVILKKFNQ; this comes from the coding sequence TTGAGTCATAGAGTGGTTGTTACAGGTATGGGAGTGGTGACTTCGCTGGGTAAAGATTTGGAAACGTTTTGGGACAACCTGATGAATGGGAAGTCTGGCGTATCCTTAGTTGAAGCCTTCGATGTCAGCGACTATACAACACAAATCGCATCTTCCGTTAAGGATTTTGATGCTGAGGAGCGTTTCGGACGTAAGGAAGCCCGCAAGATGGACCGTTTTGTACAGTTCGCAGTTGCTGCAGGTGAAGAAGCCTTGAAAGACAGCGGTCTTACGATTGGTGAAGATATTGATGCGGAAAGAATCGGCGTATCGGTCGGTTCCGGTATCGGTGGACTTGGAACTTGGGAAGACCAGCACAATCTGCTTTTGGAAAAGGGACCTAAGCGTGTCAGCCCATTCTTCATTCCAATGATGATTGCGAATATGGGTTCTGGCCAACTGTCCATTAACCTGGGCGCTAAAGGTCCTAACACAACACAAGTAACGGCCTGTGCAACAGGAAGTCATTCTATTGGTGAATCCTATCGTTTTATCCAACGCGGAGATGCAGACGCAATGATCTGCGGTGGAGCAGAAGCAACGATTCGTCCGACAGGTATGGCAGGTTTCTGTGCAATGAGAGCAATGTCAACACGCAACGAGGAGCCTGAAAAGGCCAGCCGTCCGTTTGACGTTGACCGTGATGGTTTTGTAATGGGAGAAGGCGCCGGTATACTGGTGCTGGAATCGCTGGAACACGCGGAGAAACGCGGTGCGCGAATTTATGCCGAGGTTATTGGATATGGTCTTAGTGGTGATGCTCATCACATGACAGAACCAGATCCGGACGGAGCCGCACGCTGTATGAAGATGGCCATTCGTGATGCTGGAATTACTCCAGAAGAGATCGATTATATTAATGCGCACGGAACTTCGACACCTGTCGGCGACAGATCGGAAACGATTGCTGTTAAGAAGGCGTTGGGAGATCATGCGTACAAAGTAGCCATTAGCTCCACGAAGTCTATGACAGGACATTTACTGGGAGCAGCCGGTGGTGTAGAAGCTATCATCTGTGGATTGTCGTTGCAAAAGGGTATGATCGCACCAACGATCAACTTGGACAACCAGGATCCGGAGTGTGACCTGGATTATGTTCCGAATGTTCCGCGTAAAGCAGATTTGAACATTGTGATGTCCAACTCCTTTGGTTTTGGGGGACATAACGCAACTGTCATCTTGAAAAAATTCAATCAGTAA
- the rnc gene encoding ribonuclease III, which yields MNGDLKQLQIQLQIQFHDSVLLKQAFTHASYVNEHRFNQHQDNERLEFLGDAVLELTVSEYLYNLLPDRPEGELTKLRAAIVCEPSLVKFAETLGFGQYVLLGKGEELTGGRTRPALLADVFESFVGALYLDQGLEAARRFLNNHVFPLVETDGKLQMQMTDFKTELQELVQHHGLGTLEYRIIEERGPAHEREFVSEVYMASRSLGRGSGRSKKEAEQQAAAAALLHLKEDGV from the coding sequence TTGAATGGAGATCTGAAGCAATTACAAATTCAACTTCAAATCCAATTTCACGATTCTGTGTTGCTGAAGCAGGCCTTTACCCATGCATCATATGTGAACGAACACCGTTTTAACCAGCATCAGGACAATGAACGTCTAGAGTTTCTAGGTGACGCTGTCCTGGAGCTAACGGTTTCTGAATATTTGTACAATCTATTGCCGGATCGCCCGGAAGGCGAATTAACCAAATTGCGGGCTGCCATTGTGTGCGAGCCCTCATTGGTCAAATTCGCTGAAACGTTGGGCTTCGGCCAATATGTACTGCTGGGCAAAGGGGAAGAACTAACGGGCGGACGTACCCGCCCTGCCCTGCTTGCTGATGTGTTCGAATCTTTCGTGGGAGCGCTTTATCTGGATCAAGGCCTGGAAGCAGCACGCAGGTTCCTGAACAACCATGTATTTCCGCTTGTAGAAACGGATGGTAAGCTGCAAATGCAGATGACTGATTTCAAGACAGAGCTGCAGGAGCTGGTTCAGCATCACGGCTTGGGTACTCTGGAATACCGGATCATTGAAGAACGAGGACCCGCGCACGAGCGTGAATTCGTGTCAGAGGTGTATATGGCTAGTCGTTCATTAGGACGCGGCAGCGGTCGTTCCAAGAAAGAAGCTGAGCAGCAGGCAGCTGCGGCGGCGTTATTGCACCTGAAGGAAGATGGAGTCTGA
- the smc gene encoding chromosome segregation protein SMC: MFLKRIELAGFKSFADKTEMEFVRGITAVVGPNGSGKSNISDGIRWVLGEQSAKSLRGGKMEDIIFAGSDSRKAVNYGEVSLTLDNADHALPLDFSEVTVTRRVHRSGDSEYLINKQSCRLKDITELFMDTGIGREAYSIIGQGRIEEILSTRSEDRRGIFEEASGIVKYKSRKKEAGRKLDDTEQNLLRIHDLITELEDQVGPLKEQSEKAIRYKELREQLKHLEISVYVHQIEGIHTAWQTGNAQLETLRNEQLELSTVVSAHDAKLESGRSALRQLEEQIEKLQEELLRYSESYEKSEGYGELLKERRRNLENNREQLLQTLGSVGERSADRLRELTELESKLEHSQAALKTLREQLALEETRLEGVADGISQSREEKLKSALLELMNLMAQARNEIRYADQQKETLERRMSRSEEEGDKWTIRQAELLASQKSLKDKITLLGQELSDLRNGYITESGQSGTRQKLLEETQSGLRKWEQKREAQVSRHETMKEMQDDFDGFMLGVKEVLKGSRKGQLQGVHGAVAELIAVPEKLEMAVETALGAALQHVVMDNESVSRQAIAFLKQRQLGRATFLPLDVIRPRQITGSDRGLVEGADGFVGIGSELVNYEDKYSGIIGSLLGNVVIAESLEQANKIAARCQYRFRVVTLEGDVVNAGGSMTGGSQHKKNNSLLSRKRQLDQLSSEIAESERQITKLKQGMVKLREEQESAAEKMEQLRRDGDEKRLEEQRVTGDLKQLEQELRHVLEQVESAGLARSGFESEVRGLDEARAQAVAELARLESEEKKAHEDIRNAESARKASENEKEELQGKLTSMMVAEGKLDQEIFSLEEQLRRMRQDAGSQDKELRQSRNLLNTIEQDLATNAAEAVKQKEDLNSYLLKKEGTASALDYSRAERAALSRKLELEEGETKDQRQALRSVEDRLRSTEVSVGRLDVELDNILRKLSDDYELSYELAKQRYPVPEDVPAAQADVQRLKRSISALGEVNLGAIEEYQRVHERFSFLSEQKDDLVEAKTTLYHVIREMEEEMSKRFKQTFDAIRREFGTVFSKLFGGGRADLMLLDPDNMLDTGIDIVAQPPGKKLQNLQLLSGGERALTAMALLFAILQVKPVPFCVLDEVEAALDEANVVRFAQYLREFSEQTQFIVVTHRKGTMEEADVLYGVTMEEGGVSKLVSVRLEDDEAEIA; encoded by the coding sequence ATGTTTTTAAAACGGATCGAGCTAGCAGGATTTAAATCATTTGCCGACAAAACGGAAATGGAATTTGTGCGCGGCATTACAGCAGTAGTTGGGCCTAATGGCAGCGGCAAGAGCAATATTTCTGACGGCATACGCTGGGTACTCGGCGAACAAAGCGCCAAGTCGCTCCGGGGCGGCAAAATGGAGGATATTATTTTTGCCGGAAGCGATTCCCGTAAAGCAGTGAATTATGGTGAAGTCTCACTGACATTGGATAATGCGGATCATGCATTGCCGCTTGATTTCAGTGAAGTGACTGTGACTCGCCGTGTTCATCGCAGTGGAGATAGTGAATACTTGATCAATAAACAATCCTGCCGTCTGAAAGATATCACAGAGCTGTTTATGGATACGGGTATCGGACGTGAGGCTTATTCCATTATTGGACAAGGTCGGATCGAAGAAATACTGAGTACCCGCTCTGAGGATCGGCGAGGTATATTTGAAGAGGCCTCCGGGATTGTAAAATATAAATCACGCAAAAAAGAGGCCGGGCGCAAGTTGGATGACACGGAGCAAAATCTGCTTCGTATTCACGATCTGATAACGGAACTTGAGGATCAGGTAGGACCGCTGAAGGAACAATCCGAGAAGGCAATCCGTTACAAGGAACTGCGTGAACAGCTGAAGCATCTGGAGATTTCGGTATATGTGCATCAGATTGAAGGCATTCATACCGCCTGGCAGACGGGCAACGCGCAGCTTGAAACGTTGCGTAACGAACAGCTGGAGCTGTCAACGGTGGTATCTGCACATGATGCCAAACTAGAAAGCGGCCGATCAGCGCTGCGTCAACTTGAGGAACAAATTGAGAAGCTGCAGGAAGAGCTGCTGCGATACAGTGAGTCCTATGAGAAAAGCGAGGGCTATGGAGAACTCCTGAAAGAACGTCGGCGTAATCTGGAGAATAATCGGGAGCAACTGCTGCAGACTCTAGGCTCTGTTGGGGAACGGTCAGCTGATCGGTTGCGGGAGCTAACTGAGCTGGAGTCCAAGCTTGAGCATTCGCAAGCAGCATTGAAGACGTTGCGGGAACAATTAGCTCTGGAAGAGACCCGGTTAGAAGGCGTAGCAGATGGAATTAGCCAAAGCCGTGAAGAGAAGCTGAAGAGTGCGCTCTTGGAGCTTATGAATCTCATGGCCCAGGCACGAAATGAAATTCGTTATGCAGATCAGCAGAAGGAAACCCTGGAACGAAGAATGAGCCGCAGTGAAGAAGAGGGCGACAAATGGACAATACGTCAAGCGGAGCTGTTAGCATCTCAGAAGTCACTAAAGGACAAGATCACTTTATTGGGTCAGGAGCTTAGTGACTTACGCAACGGCTATATCACGGAAAGCGGACAATCAGGCACCCGGCAAAAACTGTTAGAAGAAACCCAGTCAGGTCTCCGCAAGTGGGAGCAGAAACGCGAAGCACAAGTATCCCGGCATGAGACCATGAAGGAAATGCAGGATGACTTTGACGGCTTCATGCTTGGTGTCAAGGAAGTCTTAAAGGGTTCGCGTAAAGGACAGCTTCAAGGTGTACATGGTGCAGTTGCTGAATTGATTGCCGTTCCAGAAAAACTGGAGATGGCGGTAGAAACGGCACTGGGAGCAGCTCTACAGCATGTTGTTATGGATAACGAATCCGTTTCCCGGCAAGCGATTGCTTTCTTGAAGCAACGTCAGCTTGGACGAGCTACCTTCCTTCCGTTGGACGTTATTCGTCCTAGACAGATTACCGGCAGCGATCGGGGATTGGTTGAAGGTGCGGACGGTTTTGTAGGTATCGGTTCAGAACTCGTAAATTATGAAGATAAATATTCAGGTATTATAGGCAGTTTGCTGGGCAATGTTGTTATTGCGGAAAGTCTGGAGCAAGCGAATAAGATTGCTGCGAGATGCCAGTACAGGTTCCGGGTTGTCACATTGGAAGGCGATGTTGTTAATGCCGGGGGTTCAATGACCGGAGGTAGCCAGCACAAGAAAAACAATAGTCTTCTAAGCCGTAAACGCCAGCTGGATCAACTGAGTAGTGAAATTGCCGAGAGCGAACGTCAAATCACTAAGCTGAAGCAAGGAATGGTCAAGCTTCGTGAAGAGCAAGAGAGCGCTGCAGAGAAGATGGAGCAGCTGCGTCGTGACGGGGATGAGAAACGCCTCGAAGAGCAGCGGGTAACCGGGGATCTGAAGCAGCTTGAGCAGGAACTTCGTCACGTTCTTGAACAAGTCGAAAGTGCAGGATTGGCACGGAGTGGCTTCGAGAGCGAGGTTCGCGGATTAGATGAGGCCCGTGCTCAGGCAGTTGCAGAGCTTGCGCGTCTGGAAAGTGAAGAGAAAAAAGCTCACGAGGATATCCGAAATGCTGAATCAGCACGGAAGGCCAGTGAAAATGAGAAAGAAGAGCTCCAAGGCAAGCTGACTAGCATGATGGTTGCAGAAGGCAAGCTGGATCAGGAGATCTTTTCACTGGAAGAACAGCTGCGGCGTATGCGTCAGGATGCAGGATCACAGGATAAGGAGCTTCGTCAAAGCCGCAATCTGTTGAATACAATTGAACAGGATCTGGCTACGAATGCTGCTGAAGCGGTTAAGCAGAAAGAAGACTTGAACAGTTATCTTCTTAAAAAGGAAGGAACGGCCAGCGCTCTTGACTATAGTCGGGCAGAAAGGGCTGCCCTGTCACGCAAACTGGAATTGGAAGAAGGCGAAACAAAGGATCAGCGTCAAGCTTTGAGATCCGTTGAAGACCGGCTGCGCAGTACAGAAGTATCTGTAGGAAGACTGGACGTGGAGCTGGATAATATTTTGCGCAAGCTCAGCGATGATTACGAATTGAGCTATGAATTAGCCAAGCAAAGATATCCCGTTCCTGAGGATGTTCCTGCGGCTCAAGCAGATGTCCAAAGGTTGAAACGCAGTATCTCTGCGCTCGGAGAGGTCAATCTCGGTGCTATTGAGGAGTATCAGCGTGTACATGAGCGGTTTTCATTTCTCAGTGAGCAGAAGGATGACTTGGTAGAAGCTAAAACAACGCTGTATCACGTGATTCGTGAAATGGAAGAAGAAATGTCCAAGCGCTTTAAGCAGACATTTGACGCTATCCGCCGCGAATTTGGGACGGTATTCTCCAAACTGTTCGGCGGTGGCAGAGCTGATCTTATGCTGTTAGATCCAGACAATATGCTCGATACCGGTATTGATATCGTCGCTCAGCCTCCGGGCAAAAAACTGCAAAACCTGCAGCTGTTATCCGGTGGAGAACGGGCGCTTACAGCCATGGCCTTGTTATTTGCCATTTTGCAGGTGAAGCCGGTTCCGTTCTGTGTGCTTGATGAAGTAGAAGCGGCGCTGGATGAGGCGAACGTGGTTCGTTTTGCTCAATATCTGCGTGAATTTTCTGAACAGACGCAATTCATCGTGGTTACGCACCGTAAAGGGACCATGGAAGAAGCGGATGTTCTGTATGGGGTAACCATGGAAGAAGGCGGGGTATCGAAGCTCGTCTCCGTAAGGCTTGAGGATGATGAAGCAGAGATTGCGTAG